A region of Diospyros lotus cultivar Yz01 chromosome 3, ASM1463336v1, whole genome shotgun sequence DNA encodes the following proteins:
- the LOC127797331 gene encoding uncharacterized protein LOC127797331, producing the protein MTRLDNKTSKENDDLFDVWNDFASSTRTQGSSTNLLTQSTYQNAAVDEQTSNTILPGSTNNFQEMDFGSFSQSDHFSGLSSNQHDSVEVNRMQSEVPVSWRIIMSFSSNLRGRLCTNATPASTYLKTKKAVNHAFLESCCRRPTLLLLATKSGKLYVKVADCMHVYMLSLSLSLSINYFMFYLNYVRTEEVVHRQTAI; encoded by the exons ATGACTAGGCTCGACAACAAGACAAGCaaagaaaatgatgatttgTTTGATGTGTGGAATGATTTTGCAAGTTCTACTAGGACACAAGGTTCTTCTACAAATTTGTTGACACAAAGCACTTATCAGAATGCTGCTGTTGATGAACAAACATCAAATACAATTCTTCCCGGCTCAACCAACAACTTTCAGGAAATGGATTTTGGTAGTTTTTCACAATCAGATCACTTTTCTGGATTATCTAGCAATCAGCATGATTCTGTAGAAGTGAACAGGATGCAATCAGAAGTCCCTGTCTCATGGAG GATAATAATGTCATTCTCCTCCAACCTCCGTGGTAGGCTATGTACCAATGCAACACCAGCTTCTACATATCTCAAG ACAAAGAAAGCAGTGAATCATGCGTTCCTGGAGAGTTGTTGTAGAAGGCCAACCCTACTTCTTCTTGCCACAAAATCTGGGAAACTATATGTGAAGGTGGCAGACTGCATGCATGTGtacatgctctctctctctctctctctctcaattaatTACTTCATGTTCTACCTTAATTACGTACGTACAGAAGAAGTGGTGCATCGCCAAACTGCAATATAA